The sequence TCCATCGCCGCGTCGATACCGTCGGCGCCGATGAGCACCGGCTCCTTGAAGAACGGCTTGAGCAGCGCATCGCGCAGGCGGCGGGAAAGGGCGGTCTGGTCCTCGTCCACCACCGCCACGGCGGCGTTCTCGACCTCGAACTTGGCGCCCACCGACACGGTGTAGACCGCCACCGTGAAGGTGTAGAGGATCAGCCCCGCCAGCACGGGGTCGGATTTCAGGCTGTAGAGTTCCTTGACGCCGAGGCGGAAGATCCGGGCGAGGCGGGCGAGCATGGTCAGCTCCCCTGCTTGCGCAGCGCCAGCATGGCGGCGCCGATGAAGGCGAGGGCGATCACGAACACCATGGCGATGTCGGGCCAGAGCGCGCCGAAGCCGAGGCCCTTGGTGAAGGCGCCGACGCTTACCTGCTGGTACCAGGCGGACGGGAAGCTGAGCCCCATGATCCGCGCCCCGCCCGAGAGCGAGGACACGGGGGTGAGCAGGCCGGAGAAGTTCACCGCCGGGATGATGGCGATGATGGCGGTGGCGAAGATCGCCGCCACCTGGCTTTTCACGAAGCTCGACACCAGCAGGCCGAAAGCCGTGGTGGCGATGACATAGACCAGCGAGCCGAAGGCGAGCGTGGCGAAGGAGCCCTTCACCGGCACGTCGAAGACGAGGCGCGCCGCCACGACCATGGTCAGGAAGCTGACAAAGGCGATGGCGATATAGGGAAGCTGCTTGCCGAGCAGGAATTCCAGCCGCGTCACCGGGGTCGACTGGAAATTGGTGATGGAGCCGGTCTCCTTCTCCTTCACCACGCCCAGCGCGGTCATGATCGCCGGGATCAGCACCAGCATCAGCATGATGACGCTCGGCACCATGGCGTTCACGCTCTTGAAGGCCTGATTGTAGCGGTAGCGGGTCTCGATGGTGAACGGATAGACCGGCGTGGACGTGCCGGTGGTGCGCAGTTCCTCGTCGGCGAGGTAGCTCTGGGCGATGCCCTGCACGTAGCCGCGCGTGGTCTCGGCCCGGAACGGCATGGAGCCGTCGAGCCACACGCCGACCTCCGGCCGGAGATTGCGCAGCAGGTCGCGCCCGAAATTCGGGGGAATCTCGACGGCGAGCTTCAGCTCCCCGCTCTTCAGCCGCGTGTCGAGTTCATCGGGCGAGGTGATGGGCGCGTGGGTCTCGAAGTAGCGCGAGCCCTCGAAGCTCTCCAGAAGCTGGCGGCTCTGCGCGCTGCGGTCCTGGTCGAAGGCGGCATAGGGCAGGTTCTCGACGTCGAAGGAGATGCCGTAGCCGAAGGTGAAGAGCAGCAGGATCGGCCCGACCAGCGCGAAGGCGAGACGCGCGGGGTCGCGCACGATCTCCAGCGCCTCGCGCCGTGTATAGGCCCACAGCCGGCCGGGATCGAAGCGGCGCACATGGGCGGAGGTGGCGGGGCGCTCCTTCAGCGTGGCCTCGCCCCGCTCTCGCCCCATGCCGGCTTCCTCCAGCACGGCGATGAACACCTCTTCCAGCGTGCCCATATGCCGCTCGCGCTTCAGTTCCTCCGGCGTGCCGATGGCCAGCACGCGGCCGGCATGCATCAGCGAGATACGGTCGCAGCGCTCCGCCTCGTTCATGAAATGGGTGGAGAGGAAGATCGTCACCCCGTCCTGCCGCGACAGCTCGATCAGGGTGCGCCAGAAGCCGTCGCGCGCCACCGGGTCGACGCCGGAGGTCGGCTCGTCGAGGATCAGGATCTCCGGCCTGTGGATCACCGCCACGGCGAGCTGGAGGCGCTGGCGGATGCCGAGCGGCAGGCTCTCGGGCCGCACATCGGCGACGTCGGCAAGGTCGAAGCGGGCCTCCATCTCGGTCACCCGTCCGTCCACGTCCTCGATGCCGAACAGCCGCGCATGCAGCACGAGGTTCTGGCGGACGGTCAGCTCGGAATAGAGCGAGAAGGACTGCGACATGTAGCCGACGCGCCGGCGCGTCTCCATGTCGTCGCCCTCGAGCCGGGCGCCGAACAGCTTCGCCTCGCCCTCGCTGGCCGGCAGCAGGCCGGTGAGCATCTTCATCGTGGTCGACTTGCCCGACCCGTTCGAGCCGAGGAAGCCGAAGATCTCGCCCTTCTCGATGCGGAAATTCACGTGATCGACGGCGACGAAATCGCCGAAGCGACGGGTGAGCCCGGTCGCCTCGATGGCCGGCTCGCCGTCATGGACCATGGGCGGAAGGTCGGGAAGCGGGCCGTCGCCGGCGCGGTCCACCTCGGGCAGCAGGGCGACGAAGGCGCGCTCCAGCGTCGTCTCGCCCGCCTGCTTTAGAATGTCGGCCGGGCTGCCGGTGGCGAGCACCCGCCCGCCGCTCATCGCCGCCAACCAGTCGAACCGCTCGGCCTCCTCCATATAGGCGGTGGCGACGATGACGCTCATCGAGGGCCGGCGCGCGCGCAGCCGCTCCATCAGCTCCCAGAACTGCCGGCGCGAAAGCGGGTCGATGCCCGTCGTCGGCTCGTCGAGGATCACGAGGTCGGGGTCGTGGATCAGCGCGGCGCAGATGCCGAGCTTCTGCTTCATGCCGCCCGACAGCTTGCCGGCCGGGCGCGCCGCGAAGGGGGCAAGGCCGGTGGCGGCGAGCAGTTCCTCGATGCGGTCGGCCCGCTCCGCCGCGCCCTGCCCGAACAGCCGGCCGAAGAAATCGAGATTCTCCGCGATGGAGAGGGTCGGGTAGAGGTTTCGCCCCAGCCCCTGCGGCATGTAGGCGATGCGCCCGCCGGCCTGCCGTCGCCAGCCCCGGTCCGCCATGTCGCCGCCGAGCACGACGACCTTGCCCTGCTGGATGCGGGTGACGCCGGCGGCGAGCGAGAGCAGGGTCGACTTGCCCACCCCGTCCGGCCCGATCAAGCCCGCCATGCAGCCCGCCGGCACGGAAAGATCGACGCCGTCGAGCGCGACCGTCCGGCCGTAGCGGTGGACGAGGCCGGAAAGGGCGATGGCGGGCCCGCTCATTGCGGCAGCTTGACGGTCAATGCCTCCGGC comes from Ancylobacter sp. TS-1 and encodes:
- the rbbA gene encoding ribosome-associated ATPase/putative transporter RbbA; protein product: MSGPAIALSGLVHRYGRTVALDGVDLSVPAGCMAGLIGPDGVGKSTLLSLAAGVTRIQQGKVVVLGGDMADRGWRRQAGGRIAYMPQGLGRNLYPTLSIAENLDFFGRLFGQGAAERADRIEELLAATGLAPFAARPAGKLSGGMKQKLGICAALIHDPDLVILDEPTTGIDPLSRRQFWELMERLRARRPSMSVIVATAYMEEAERFDWLAAMSGGRVLATGSPADILKQAGETTLERAFVALLPEVDRAGDGPLPDLPPMVHDGEPAIEATGLTRRFGDFVAVDHVNFRIEKGEIFGFLGSNGSGKSTTMKMLTGLLPASEGEAKLFGARLEGDDMETRRRVGYMSQSFSLYSELTVRQNLVLHARLFGIEDVDGRVTEMEARFDLADVADVRPESLPLGIRQRLQLAVAVIHRPEILILDEPTSGVDPVARDGFWRTLIELSRQDGVTIFLSTHFMNEAERCDRISLMHAGRVLAIGTPEELKRERHMGTLEEVFIAVLEEAGMGRERGEATLKERPATSAHVRRFDPGRLWAYTRREALEIVRDPARLAFALVGPILLLFTFGYGISFDVENLPYAAFDQDRSAQSRQLLESFEGSRYFETHAPITSPDELDTRLKSGELKLAVEIPPNFGRDLLRNLRPEVGVWLDGSMPFRAETTRGYVQGIAQSYLADEELRTTGTSTPVYPFTIETRYRYNQAFKSVNAMVPSVIMLMLVLIPAIMTALGVVKEKETGSITNFQSTPVTRLEFLLGKQLPYIAIAFVSFLTMVVAARLVFDVPVKGSFATLAFGSLVYVIATTAFGLLVSSFVKSQVAAIFATAIIAIIPAVNFSGLLTPVSSLSGGARIMGLSFPSAWYQQVSVGAFTKGLGFGALWPDIAMVFVIALAFIGAAMLALRKQGS